One genomic segment of Capricornis sumatraensis isolate serow.1 chromosome X, serow.2, whole genome shotgun sequence includes these proteins:
- the BCOR gene encoding BCL-6 corepressor isoform X3 codes for MLSATPLYGNVHSWMNSERVRMCGISDDRKIPVNDGDASKARLELREENPLNHNVVDATTAHRIDGLAALSMDRTGLIREGLRVPGNIVYSSLCGLGSEKGREAATTTLGGLGFSSERNPEMQFKPNTPETVEASAVSGKPPNGFSAIYKTPPGIQKSAVPTAETLGLDRPASDKQSPLNINGASYLRLPWVNPYMEGATPAIYPFLDSPNKYSLNMYKALLPQQSYGLAQPLYSPVCTNGERFLYLPPPHYVSPHIPSSLASPMRLSTPSASPAIPPLVHCTDKSLPWKMGVSPGNPVDSHSYPHIQNSKQPRVPSAKAVTSGLPGDTALLLPPSPRPSPRVHLPSQPTADTYSEFHKHYARISTSPSVTLSKPYMTVSSEFPAARLCSSKYPKAPEGAESAQPVPGHTRKTAGQERKDGSSPPLLEKQTVTKDVTDKPLDLSSKVVDVDTSKADHVKKMAPTVLVHSRAGSGLVLSGSEIPKETLSPPGNGCAIYRSEIISTAPSSWVVPGPSPNEENNGKGLPLKNKALDWALPQQRSSSCPRMGATDTVVTNVSSSVSSAGRPASASPAPNATADGSKTGRGSVDTTPSVIQHVGQPPTTPAKHSGSTGSKGAKASNPEPSFKANENGLPPSSIFLSPNEAFRSPPIPYPRSYLPYPAPEGIAISPLSLHGKGPVYPHPVLLPSGSLFPGHLAPKPGLPYGLPTGRPEFVTYQDALGLGMVHPMLIPHTPIEITKEEKPERRSRSHERARYEDPSLRNRFSEILEASGTKLHPEVPTDKNLKPSPSWNQGKTVVKSDKLVYVDLLREEPDAKTEANTSKPGFTAESVGQSAEPSKPPAEPALQPHRDFVTLRDELGRINDFHDTYAFKQAPGQSVFNLSKENVPAGTNKENLAMPVSTPFLEPTPGSDGPAVTFGKTQEEPKPFCVGGAPPSVDATPTYTKDGADEAESTDGKVLKPKPSKLAKRIANSAGYVGDRFKCVTTELYADSSQLSREQRALQRAMMRFSELEMKEREGGHPPTKDSEVCKFSPTDWERLKGSQDKKPKSVALEEAIADQNDTERCDYSAGSKHDPFEAPEDKDVSPEKYFLDRQPVSDPSADQATPDMPHSPTLRVDRKHKVSGDSSHTETTVEELPEDPLLKAKRRRVSKGLHPKKQRHLLHLRERWEQQVSAAESKPGRQGRKEVTQAAQPEVAAQGNNVSEEKPGRKRAEAKGNRTWSEESLKSSDSEQGLPVFSGSPPMRSFSSTNLTGRKQSQPSCTAGSRLPAKQQKIKESQKTDVLCTDEEEDCQAASLLQRYPDNSEKPSGKRLCKTKHLIPQEPRRSLPLPGDYYVESADGKVTVRRFRKRPDPSSDYDLSPAKQDQKPLDRLQQLLPVAHTSQLPPSSSPPEATQSRPMPPEARRLIVNKNAGETLLQRAARLGYEEVVLYCLENKICDVNHRDNAGYCALHEACARGWLNIVRHLLEYGADVNCSAQDGTRPLHDAVENDHLEIVRLLLSYGADPTLATYSGRTIMKMTHSELMEKFLTDYLNDLQGRDDDDSSNSNCNSSSNCNSSSNSSSNASWDFYGSSVCEPDDESGYDVLANPPGPEDEDDDNDTCSDVFEFEFSESPLLPCYNVQVSVAQGPRNWLLLSDVLKKLKMSSRIFRCNFPNVEIVTIAEAEFYRQVSASLLFSCSKDLEAFNPESKELLDLVEFTNELQTLLGSSVEWLHPSDMGSDDCW; via the exons ATGCTTTCAGCAACCCCCCTGTATGGGAACGTTCACAGCTGGATGAACAGCGAGAGGGTCCGCATGTGTGGGATCAGTGACGACAG GAAAATTCCCGTAAATGATGGTGACGCTTCAAAGGCCAGACTGGAACTAAGGGAAGAAAATCCCTTGAACCACAACGTG GTGGACGCAACCACGGCCCATCGGATTGATGGCCTGGCAGCGCTGAGCATGGACCGCACTGGCCTGATCCGGGAAGGACTGCGTGTCCCCGGAAACATCGTCTATTCTAGCTTGTGTGGACTGGGCTCAGAGAAAGGGCGGGAGGCTGCCACAACCACTCTAGGCGGTCTGGGGTTTTCTTCCGAAAGAAACCCAGAGATGCAATTCAAACCGAATACACCCGAGACGGTGGAGGCCTCCGCTGTCTCTGGAAAGCCCCCGAATGGCTTCAGTGCTATATACAAAACACCACCAGGAATACAAAAAAGTGCTGTCCCCACGGCAGAAACTCTGGGCTTAGACAGGCCTGCCAGTGACAAACAGAGCCCGCTCAACATCAATGGTGCTAGTTACCTGCGGCTGCCCTGGGTCAATCCCTACATGGAGGGGGCCACGCCAGCCATCTACCCTTTCCTTGACTCGCCAAATAAGTATTCCCTGAACATGTACAAGGCCTTGCTACCTCAGCAGTCGTATGGCCTGGCCCAGCCGCTATATTCGCCAGTCTGCACCAATGGGGAGCGATTTCTCTACCTGCCGCCACCTCACTACGTCAGTCCCCACATCCCATCGTCCCTGGCTTCCCCCATGAGGCTCTCGACGCCTTCCGCCTCTCCAGCCATCCCGCCTCTGGTCCACTGCACAGACAAAAGCCTGCCCTGGAAGATGGGTGTCAGTCCTGGGAACCCGGTCGATTCTCACTCATACCCCCACATCCAGAACAGTAAACAGCCTAGGGTGCCCTCCGCCAAGGCGGTCACCAGCGGCCTGCCAGGGGACACAGCTCTCCTGTTGCCCCCCTCGCCTCGGCCTTCACCCCGAGTCCACCTTCCCTCCCAGCCTACTGCAGACACCTATTCTGAATTCCACAAGCACTATGCCCGGATCTccacctcaccctctgtcaccctgtCAAAGCCATACATGACGGTCAGCAGCGAGTTTCCCGCGGCCAGACTCTGCAGCAGCAAGTATCCAAAGGCTCCAGAGGGAGCCGAAAGCGCCCAGCCAGTTCCTGGGCACACTCGGAAAACAGCGGGTCAGGAGAGAAAGGATGGCAGCTCACCTCCTCTGTTGGAAAAGCAGACGGTTACCAAAGACGTCACCGATAAGCCACTAGACTTGTCTTCTAAAGTGGTGGATGTAGACACTTCCAAAGCTGACCACGTGAAGAAGATGGCACCCACGGTCCTGGTTCACAGCAGAGCTGGAAGTGGCCTAGTGCTCTCAGGAAGTGAGATTCCGAAAGAAACACTATCTCCTCCAGGAAACGGCTGTGCTATCTATAGATCTGAGATCATTAGCACGGCTCCCTCGTCCTGGGTGGTGCCTGGGCCAAGTCCTAACGAAGAGAACAATGGCAAAGGCCTGCCGCTGAAGAACAAGGCCTTGGACTGGGCCCTCCCGCAGCAGCGCAGTTCTTCGTGTCCTCGCATGGGCGCCACCGACACCGTGGTCACTAATGTGTCCAGCTCAGTGTCCAGCGCTGGCCGCCCGGCCTCTGCATCTCCAGCCCCAAACGCCACTGCCGATGGCAGCAAGACTGGCAGGGGCTCCGTGGACACCACACCGTCTGTCATCCAGCACGTGGGCCAGCCCCCGACCACGCCTGCCAAGCACAGCGGCAGCACCGGCAGCAAGGGCGCCAAAGCCAGCAACCCAGAGCCAAGCTTCAAAGCAAATGAGAACGGCCTCCCACCAAGCTCGATATTTCTCTCTCCAAATGAGGCGTTCAGGTCCCCGCCAATTCCCTACCCCAGGAGTTACCTCCCTTACCCAGCACCCGAAGGCATTGCCATAAGTCCCCTCTCCTTGCATGGCAAAGGCCCTGTCTACCCTCACCCGGTGTTGCTGCCCAGCGGCAGTCTCTTTCCTGGGCACCTCGCCCCAAAGCCTGGACTGCCCTACGGGCTGCCCACGGGCCGGCCGGAGTTCGTGACCTACCAGGACGCGCTGGGGTTGGGCATGGTGCATCCCATGTTGATACCTCACACACCCATCGAGATCACTAAAGAGGAGAAACCGGAGAGGAGGTCCCGGTCCCATGAGAGGGCCCGCTACGAGGACCCGAGCCTCCGAAACCGGTTTTCCGAGATACTCGAAGCTAGTGGCACCAAGTTACATCCAGAAGTCCCCACAGACAAGAACCTCAAGCCCAGCCCTAGCTGGAATCAAGGGAAGACCGTCGTCAAGAGTGACAAGCTTGTCTATGTAGACCTCCTCCGGGAAGAGCCTGACGCGAAAACTGAAGCCAACACGTCCAAACCCGGCTTCACAGCTGAGAGTGTTGGCCAGAGCGCTGAGCCCAGCAAACCCCCAGCTGAGCCGGCCCTGCAGCCTCACCGGGATTTCGTCACCCTCAGAGACGAGCTGGGACGCATCAATGACTTCCACGACACCTATGCTTTCAAACAGGCCCCGGGCCAGTCAGTTTTCAACTTAAGCAAGGAGAATGTTCCAGCGGGAACCAACAAGGAGAACCTGGCAATGCCGGTCTCCACTCCGTTCCTGGAGCCGACCCCGGGGAGCGATGGTCCCGCGGTCACTTTTGGGAAAACCCAAGAGGAACCCAAACCATTTTGCGTGGGCGGTGCCCCACCGAGTGTGGATGCCACCCCCACTTATACCAAAGATGGAGCCGATGAGGCAGAATCAACTGATGGCAAAGTTCTGAAACCAAAGCCATCTAAGCTGGCAAAGAGAATCGCCAACTCTGCTGGTTACGTGGGTGACCGGTTCAAGTGCGTCACAACCGAACTGTACGCTGATTCCAGTCAGCTCAGCCGGGAGCAGCGGGCATTGCAG CGTGCAATGATGCGCTTCTCAGAGTTGGAGATGAAAGAGCGAGAAGGTGGCCACCCCCCAACCAAGGACTCCGAGGTGTGCAAATTCAGCCCCACtgactgggaaaggttgaaaggaaGTCAGGACAAAAAGCCAAAGTCGGtcgccctggaggaggccattgCCGACCAGAACGACACTGAGAGAT GCGATTATAGTGCCGGAAGCAAACACGACCCCTTTGAAGCCCCAGAGGACAAAGATGTTTCCCCGGAGAAATACTTCCTGGACCGGCAGCCGGTGAGCGACCCCTCCGCCGACCAGGCCACCCCAGACATGCCGCACAGCCCCACCCTCCGGGTGGACAGAAAGCACAAGGTCTCAGGGGATAGCAGCCACACTGAGACCACTGTGGAAGAGCTCCCTGAGGACCCGCTGCTGAAAGCCAAGCGAAGACGGGTCTCCAAAG GGCTCCATCCCAAAAAGCAACGCCACTTGCTGCACCTTAGAGAACGGTGGGAGCAGCAGGTGTCGGCAGCAGAGAGCAAACCTGGGCGGCAGGGCAGGAAGGAAGTGACCCAGGCAGCTCAGCCTGAGGTTGCCGCCCAGGGCAATAACGTCTCCGAAGAGAAACCTGGCAGGAAAAGGGCAGAAGCCAAAGGCAACAGAACCTGGTCGGAAGAGTCCCTCAAATCCAGTGACAGTGAACAAG GTTTGCCTGTGTTCTCCGGCTCTCCGCCCATGAGGAGCTTTTCATCCACCAATTTAACCGGCAGAAAGCAGAGTCAGCCAAGCTGTACGGCAGGCTCGAGGCTGCCTGCCAAACAgcagaaaattaaagaaagccAGAAGACAGATGTGCTGTGCACGGACGAAGAGGAGGATTGCCAGGCTGCCTCCCTGCTGCAGAGATACCCCGACAACAGCGAGAAACCATCCGGGAAGCGACTGTGCAAAACCAAGCATTTGATCCCGCAGGAGCCCAGGCGGAGCTTGCCGCTGCCAGGGGACTACTACGTGGAGAGTGCCGATGGCAAG GTGACCGTCCGGAGGTTCCGAAAACGGCCTGACCCCAGTTCTGACTATGATCTGTCACCGGCCAAGCAAGACCAGAAGCCCCTGGACCGTCTGCAGCAACTGCTACCAGTTGCGCACACGTCACAGCTGCCCCCCTCAAGTTCTCCGCCAGAGGCCACCCAGTCCCGCCCGATGCCACCAGAAGCGCGGAGGCTTATTGTCAATAAGAATGCAGGCGAGACGCTCCTGCAGCGGGCTGCCCGGCTGGGCTACGAG GAAGTGGTCTTGTACTGCCTGGAGAATAAGATTTGTGATGTGAACCATCGAGACAATGCGGGTTACTGTGCCCTGCATGAAGCTTGTGCAAGGGGATGGCTCAATATTGTACGACACCTCCTTGAATATGGCGCTGATGTCAACTGCAGTGCCCAGGATGGGACCAG GCCTCTCCACGATGCCGTCGAGAATGACCACTTGGAAATTGTCCGCTTGCTCCTTTCCTATGGTGCTGACCCCACCCTGGCTACGTACTCAGGTAGAACCATCATGAAAATGACCCACAGCGAACTTATGGAAAAGTTCTTAACAG ATTATTTAAACGACCTGCAGGGTCGCGATGATGatgacagcagcaacagcaactgcaacagcagcagcaactgcaacagcagcagcaacagcagcagcaatgcctcTTGGGATTTCTATGGCAGCTCTGTGTGTG AACCAGATGATGAAAGTGGTTATGACGTTTTAGCAAACCCCCCAGGACCAGAGGACGAGGACGATGATAACGACACCTGCAGCGACGTGTTCGAATTCGAATTCTCAGAAAGCCCCCTCTTGCCGTGTTATAATGTCCAAGTATCCGTCGCTCAAGG GCCTCGGAACTGGCTATTGCTTTCAGACGTGCTCAAGAAATTGAAAATGTCCTCCCGCATATTTCGCTGCAATTTCCCAAATGTGGAAATTGTCACCATTGCGGAGGCTGAGTTCTACCGGCAAGTGTCAGCAAGCCTTTTGTTCTCTTGCTCCAAAGACCTAGAAGCCTTCAACCCCGAGAGCAAGGAGCTCTTAGATCTGGTGGAGTTCACAAACGAGCTTCAGACTCTGCTGGGCTCATCCGTGGAGTGGCTCCACCCCAGCGACATGGGTTCAGACGACTGCTGGTGA